The Ancylobacter sp. SL191 nucleotide sequence CGGCGGTCGCGGCCAGCGCGCGGGCCAAGGCGGCGAACGACCTTCTGCAGCAGATGGAGAGCGAGGCGGCGGCCAGCTAGCCTCAGGCGTCCGGCGGCGCCCAATGGGTGGTGAGCGCCGCCACATCCGGGCGCGGGCGCTCCGCGGGCGGCTCCTTCGCCGTGCCGATGTGCAGGATGCCCGCCACCCGCTCGCCCTCGCCGACGCCGAGCAGGCGCACGGCGTGCCCGTGCGTCGCCGCCCAGCCGGTGACCCAGATGCCGGCATAGCCGAGCGCATGGGCGGCGTTGAGCAGATTGAGGCACACAGCGCCAGCGGACAATTCCTGCTCGATGAGCGGGATCGAGGCATGCGCCACCGGCCGGCTCACCACCACCACGGCGAGCGGGGCGGGGAACAGCCGGCCCATGATGGCGGCGAATTTCTCGCGCTTCTCCTCGGGCATGTGGCCATTGGCCTCCCGGTAGGCCTGCGCCAGCCGCGCGCCGAGCGCCGCGCGCGCCTCGCCTTCGATGAGGATGAACCGCCAGGGGGTGAGCATCCCATGGTCCGGCACGCGGGCGGCAAGGGTGAGCAGCGTCGCGCGCTCCTCGCCCGTCGGGCCCGGCTCGATCAGCCCGGCTGATGGCACCGAGCGGCGCGCGGCAAGGGCCGCCAGAACGGCGGCGCGGGTCTCAGGGGCTGTCGATGTCATCGGAGCTTTCCACAATCCAGCCGCGCCCTAGATGCCCGGACGCAGGAAATTCACGCCGACCCGCCGCCCT carries:
- a CDS encoding nitroreductase family protein, whose translation is MTSTAPETRAAVLAALAARRSVPSAGLIEPGPTGEERATLLTLAARVPDHGMLTPWRFILIEGEARAALGARLAQAYREANGHMPEEKREKFAAIMGRLFPAPLAVVVVSRPVAHASIPLIEQELSAGAVCLNLLNAAHALGYAGIWVTGWAATHGHAVRLLGVGEGERVAGILHIGTAKEPPAERPRPDVAALTTHWAPPDA